Proteins from a genomic interval of Clostridium sp. M62/1:
- a CDS encoding DUF6017 domain-containing protein, which yields MAVFRVERTQGYTIMSNYHLRDKSLSLKAKGLLSQMLSLPEDWDYTLTGLAVINRESKDAIRSAVNELEKAGYINRHQTTDAGGKFGANEYVIHERPVTAEEKEGPSPSKPLLEKPLSGSPTTDHPSAEKPSPENPMQINIDQVITDQSITDVSSTDSIPFREKTAAAPPERKGRDAMSVSEIESYRELILENIEYDYLKQRAGLYQDELDEIVELMVETVCAKRKTTRIAGADFPHEVVRSRFLKLDSSHIEFVMDCLHKNTTEVRNIKQYLLTVLFNAPSTMSNSYTAQVNHDMNAGGW from the coding sequence ATGGCTGTTTTTCGCGTAGAACGGACGCAGGGATATACCATTATGAGCAACTATCACCTGCGGGATAAATCCCTGAGCCTGAAAGCTAAGGGCCTGTTGTCCCAGATGCTGTCTCTGCCAGAGGATTGGGATTATACTCTGACCGGTCTGGCTGTCATCAACCGGGAGAGCAAGGACGCAATCCGGTCCGCAGTCAATGAGTTAGAGAAGGCCGGATACATCAACCGCCACCAGACCACCGATGCAGGCGGTAAATTTGGAGCCAATGAATATGTGATCCATGAGCGTCCGGTTACTGCGGAGGAAAAGGAAGGGCCTTCTCCCTCAAAACCGTTGTTGGAAAAACCGTTGTCGGGAAGTCCGACGACGGATCATCCGTCAGCGGAAAAACCGTCGCCGGAAAATCCAATGCAAATAAATATAGATCAAGTAATTACAGACCAATCAATTACAGACGTATCAAGTACCGATTCCATTCCCTTCCGGGAGAAAACGGCGGCAGCACCGCCGGAACGGAAAGGAAGAGATGCGATGTCTGTCTCCGAGATAGAGAGTTATCGGGAATTGATTCTGGAGAACATTGAGTACGACTATCTCAAACAGCGGGCCGGACTTTATCAGGATGAGCTGGACGAGATTGTGGAGCTGATGGTAGAGACCGTCTGCGCCAAGCGCAAAACCACAAGGATTGCCGGGGCCGACTTCCCCCATGAGGTGGTGCGTTCCCGATTTTTGAAGCTGGACAGCTCGCACATTGAGTTTGTCATGGACTGCCTGCACAAGAACACCACCGAGGTGCGGAATATCAAGCAATATCTGCTGACGGTGCTGTTTAACGCGCCATCGACCATGAGCAACAGCTATACTGCACAGGTAAATCACGACATGAACGCTGGCGGCTGGTAA
- a CDS encoding BRO family protein, with the protein MNQMEIFKNPEFGSIRVIEENGKYLFCGLDIATALGYAKPRNAVNSHCRYALKRGVPHPQNPECSIDMTFIPEGDVYRLITHSKLPSAERFERWVFDEVLPTIRKHGAYITREKLWEVATSPEAMIKLCSDLLAEREKNAALREENAMLEGKAAFYDLFIDLKHSTNLRTTAKELVVPERRFIRFLLEQRFVYRAPSGNVLPYAKPANDGLFCVKDYCNHGHLGSYTLVTPKGKLFFAGLRDSILLMI; encoded by the coding sequence ATGAACCAGATGGAAATTTTCAAGAACCCGGAGTTTGGAAGCATCCGTGTCATCGAAGAAAACGGCAAGTACCTGTTCTGTGGTTTGGATATTGCAACGGCTTTGGGATATGCAAAACCCAGAAATGCCGTCAACAGCCATTGCCGGTACGCCCTAAAACGGGGCGTACCTCATCCTCAGAACCCTGAGTGCAGCATAGATATGACTTTTATCCCCGAAGGTGATGTGTATCGCCTTATCACACACAGCAAGCTGCCCTCTGCGGAACGGTTTGAACGCTGGGTGTTTGACGAGGTGCTGCCCACCATCCGCAAGCACGGGGCCTACATCACCAGGGAAAAGCTGTGGGAGGTTGCTACTTCCCCGGAGGCCATGATAAAGCTCTGCTCTGACCTGCTGGCCGAGCGTGAGAAAAATGCGGCGCTGCGGGAGGAAAACGCCATGCTGGAGGGCAAGGCCGCCTTTTACGACCTGTTCATCGACCTCAAGCACAGCACCAACCTCCGCACCACCGCCAAGGAGCTGGTTGTACCGGAGCGCCGGTTCATCCGCTTCCTGCTGGAACAGCGGTTTGTATACCGCGCCCCGTCCGGGAATGTGCTGCCCTATGCGAAACCCGCCAATGACGGCCTGTTCTGCGTCAAGGACTACTGCAATCATGGGCATCTGGGGTCCTATACTCTGGTGACGCCCAAAGGCAAGCTGTTCTTTGCAGGACTGCGGGACAGCATCCTGCTGATGATATGA
- a CDS encoding ParB/RepB/Spo0J family partition protein, whose translation MKSSAKKVELASVDDLFSTEESRADAQREKVLEIPLSELHPFKDHPFKVKDDEAMMETVDSVRQYGVLVPAIARPDLNGGYELVAGHRRHRASELAGKETMPVIVRDLDDDAATIIMVDSNLQRESLLPSERAFAYKMKLEAMKHQGERSDLTCAQVGHKSDGKKSRDILAEQVGQSRNQIQRYIRLTELIPKLLDMVDEKKIAFNPAYELSFLKKEEQVQLLDAMDSEQATPSLSQAQRLKKYSQEGHLTLDMMRVIMGEEKKSDLDKVTLSADILRKYFPKSYTPQRMQETIIKLLEGWQKKRQKDQER comes from the coding sequence TTGAAAAGCAGCGCGAAAAAAGTAGAGCTGGCCTCAGTAGATGATCTGTTCTCCACCGAAGAAAGCCGCGCCGATGCCCAGCGGGAAAAGGTGCTGGAAATTCCGCTGTCTGAGCTGCACCCGTTTAAGGACCACCCCTTTAAAGTCAAGGATGACGAGGCCATGATGGAGACCGTTGACAGTGTGCGGCAGTACGGTGTATTGGTCCCTGCGATTGCCCGCCCGGACCTCAACGGAGGTTATGAGCTGGTCGCTGGACACCGGCGGCACCGGGCCAGTGAACTGGCCGGAAAAGAAACCATGCCGGTTATTGTCCGCGACCTGGACGATGATGCCGCCACCATCATCATGGTGGACAGTAACCTCCAGCGGGAAAGCCTGCTCCCCAGCGAGAGGGCCTTTGCCTACAAGATGAAGCTGGAAGCCATGAAGCACCAGGGGGAACGGTCCGATTTAACTTGTGCCCAAGTTGGGCACAAGTCAGATGGAAAGAAGTCGCGGGATATTTTGGCCGAGCAAGTTGGTCAGAGCCGAAATCAAATTCAACGCTATATCCGTCTGACGGAGCTTATTCCCAAACTGCTGGATATGGTGGATGAAAAGAAAATCGCCTTCAATCCGGCTTATGAGCTGTCTTTCCTCAAAAAAGAGGAACAGGTGCAGCTCCTGGACGCGATGGACAGTGAGCAGGCCACTCCCTCTCTCTCCCAGGCCCAGCGGCTCAAGAAATACAGCCAGGAGGGGCATCTGACCCTCGATATGATGCGTGTCATCATGGGCGAGGAAAAGAAAAGCGATCTCGACAAAGTGACCCTTTCTGCCGACATCCTGCGGAAGTATTTCCCCAAGAGCTACACGCCCCAGCGGATGCAGGAGACCATCATCAAGCTGCTGGAGGGGTGGCAGAAAAAGCGCCAGAAAGACCAGGAACGATGA
- a CDS encoding PcfB family protein produces MQEEVENRTLTLIVSGTKFTGRLFKAAITKYMAHRKAKKLEKQRRRDAPVKPQGKQTVKQLVGQNQGVSNIEITDPSIREFEKIARKYGVDYAVKKDRSSSPPKYLIFFKGRDADALTAAFTEYTGKKVKKAEKTERPSVLAKLSRFKELVKNTVVKHRQKEGPER; encoded by the coding sequence ATGCAGGAGGAAGTGGAAAACAGGACTTTGACCCTGATTGTCAGCGGCACAAAGTTCACCGGGCGGCTGTTTAAGGCCGCCATTACCAAGTACATGGCCCATCGGAAAGCAAAGAAGCTGGAGAAACAGCGGAGGCGGGACGCGCCTGTGAAGCCCCAGGGCAAGCAGACCGTGAAGCAGCTGGTAGGCCAGAACCAGGGCGTATCCAACATCGAGATCACCGACCCCTCCATCAGGGAGTTTGAGAAGATCGCCCGGAAATACGGCGTGGACTATGCGGTGAAAAAGGACCGCAGCAGTTCTCCGCCCAAGTACCTGATCTTTTTCAAAGGCCGGGATGCGGACGCGCTGACTGCCGCGTTCACCGAGTACACCGGAAAAAAGGTGAAAAAAGCAGAGAAAACAGAGCGTCCGTCTGTGCTGGCGAAACTCAGCCGGTTCAAAGAACTGGTGAAGAACACCGTTGTAAAGCACCGCCAGAAAGAGGGGCCGGAACGATGA
- a CDS encoding ParA family protein — MKTEIIAIANQKGGVGKTTTCANLGIGLARAGRKVLLIDGDPQGSLTISLGHPQPDKLPFTLSDAMGRILMDEPMRPGEGILHHPEGVDLMPADIQLSGMEVSLVNAMSRETILRQYLDTVKGQYSHILIDCQPSLGMLTVNALAAANRVIIPVQAEYLPAKGLEQLLQTVHKVKRQINPKLQIDGILLTMVDNRTNFAKEIATLLRDTYGSKIKVFGTEIPPSVKAKEASAEGKSIFAHDPKGKVAEGYKNLTQEVMKLEKQREKSRAGLSR, encoded by the coding sequence TTGAAAACAGAAATCATCGCCATCGCCAACCAGAAAGGCGGCGTTGGCAAGACAACCACCTGCGCCAACCTGGGGATTGGGCTGGCGCGGGCCGGACGAAAGGTGCTGCTGATTGATGGGGACCCGCAGGGCAGCCTGACCATCAGCCTGGGCCACCCCCAGCCGGACAAGCTGCCCTTTACCCTGTCCGACGCCATGGGCCGTATCCTGATGGATGAGCCGATGCGCCCCGGTGAGGGTATCCTGCACCACCCGGAAGGCGTTGACCTGATGCCTGCTGACATCCAGCTCTCCGGCATGGAGGTCTCCCTGGTGAACGCCATGAGCCGAGAGACCATCCTGCGGCAGTATCTGGACACCGTAAAGGGGCAGTATTCCCATATCCTCATTGACTGTCAGCCCTCCCTGGGTATGCTCACGGTCAACGCCCTGGCCGCCGCCAACAGGGTCATAATCCCCGTCCAGGCGGAGTATCTGCCCGCCAAGGGTCTGGAACAGCTGCTCCAGACGGTCCATAAGGTAAAGCGGCAGATCAACCCCAAGCTCCAGATCGACGGCATATTACTGACGATGGTGGATAACCGCACCAACTTTGCCAAGGAGATCGCTACCCTGCTGCGGGACACCTACGGCAGTAAAATCAAAGTTTTCGGCACCGAGATTCCCCCGTCTGTCAAGGCAAAGGAAGCCAGTGCCGAGGGCAAGAGCATTTTTGCCCATGATCCCAAAGGCAAGGTGGCCGAGGGGTACAAAAATCTGACCCAGGAGGTGATGAAACTTGAAAAGCAGCGCGAAAAAAGTAGAGCTGGCCTCAGTAGATGA
- a CDS encoding DUF5720 family protein has translation MRDISARELKGHNILDVERFQDNTRWMIEFSVLRSCACGSPGDEMRLFLTEAGYQAALLSQQRREIKIKRYARVIEGHVLDFKPDKRRRHP, from the coding sequence ATGAGGGATATTTCAGCCCGTGAGCTGAAAGGACACAACATTCTGGACGTGGAGCGTTTTCAGGATAACACTCGCTGGATGATCGAGTTTTCCGTTCTGCGTTCCTGTGCCTGCGGCAGCCCCGGCGATGAAATGCGGCTGTTTCTCACGGAGGCCGGGTATCAGGCCGCCCTTCTCAGCCAGCAGCGCCGGGAAATCAAAATCAAGCGGTATGCCCGTGTGATCGAGGGCCATGTCCTCGACTTCAAGCCGGACAAGCGCCGCCGCCACCCGTAA